One window of the Shewanella khirikhana genome contains the following:
- a CDS encoding insulinase family protein, which translates to MKKTLALSTLFLAITSGCSSTNQSSQTSSVQQLAPLTELAVSPNDQRGYRTLKLDNNLEVILVSDPSTDKSAAALTVGVGLLQDPMTQQGLAHYLEHLLFLGTEKYPGTAEYKEFLSQNGGTSNASTGMTGTSYMFKVKNDAYDEALDRFSDFFKSPKLYPESSEKAKSALNAEWSMRRELDYFGQFKLSRQMMGEHPANRFLIGNLETLGDKEGSKLHTETVAFYDKYYSANIMKVALISNLPLDEMEKLARKHFSPIKDKQIDKPGITAEINFADVGGKKVYYKPNKDVKQLKLDFTIRNNIHEFMYQPNRFVTYLLGSEMPGTPEQLLKEKGWISSLYASSSPKNYGNYGELSITMDLTDEGMKHRDEALALVMQYIELVKQQGVDKKYFNEIKTSLDNDFRFLRKVEEFDYAFALANTMQDYPINYAINANYYYGQFNADAINRLLEQLTPQTLRVWYISKDEEVADSQHFYTGEYRIEDIPQSQFDSWQGTNTALALPRVNRMMPERFTLKTQGMQQAKPELKVDKDGVNVWHYPSQQFSQQPKGGLVVHLNVGDAIEQIENQVALELWEDLYELQQSQLTAEARAAGIYASPIVGQGMYLQIFGFTDKQPLLLQEMLRLQPTVDETSFEQAKDRYVRALANKQKQLAIYQLFPVLQKLTQQHQFEDKALSAAADKMSLADFNTRVSGLIKHNQPRILAFGNYDNAELELVAKEVTNALGAEHQQIDFVKGVGVVPQPGQVLSYQQDTAVADIALADLTVHAQPGVEQKAMAKVLAAHFRHEVFNQLRTEEQLAYSVGARDYPIDEYAAVGIYIQSPVMDLSQAQDRFDRFKKEYQAKLDTLSEQEFADIKNGVLVGLKEAPKNMLEEVEPLRGDWFAEKWQYDSKDKLIAAIELVSLDDIKAFYAQTMLNPKAARINVQLRGTKYQDKPFAKLPNQLKVTDVAELKGKLKYQL; encoded by the coding sequence ATGAAAAAAACACTGGCACTGAGCACCTTGTTCTTGGCAATAACGTCGGGTTGCAGCAGCACAAATCAAAGTTCACAGACTTCCTCGGTTCAGCAGTTGGCTCCTCTGACTGAGTTAGCGGTCAGCCCCAATGACCAACGTGGTTATCGCACCTTGAAGCTGGACAATAACCTTGAAGTGATTCTGGTATCTGATCCTTCCACAGATAAGTCAGCTGCAGCATTGACTGTGGGAGTGGGTTTATTACAAGACCCCATGACTCAGCAGGGGTTGGCACATTACCTGGAGCATTTGCTGTTTCTGGGCACTGAGAAGTACCCGGGTACCGCTGAATATAAAGAGTTTTTGTCTCAAAATGGCGGTACGTCCAATGCCTCTACCGGGATGACCGGCACCAGTTACATGTTCAAGGTGAAGAATGACGCCTACGATGAAGCGCTGGACCGCTTCTCCGATTTCTTTAAGTCTCCCAAGCTTTATCCTGAATCCTCTGAGAAAGCGAAGAGTGCGCTGAATGCCGAATGGTCCATGCGCCGTGAGCTGGATTATTTCGGTCAGTTCAAGCTTTCACGGCAAATGATGGGAGAGCATCCCGCCAACCGTTTCCTGATTGGTAACCTTGAAACGCTGGGTGATAAAGAGGGCAGTAAGTTACACACCGAAACAGTAGCCTTCTACGACAAGTACTACTCGGCCAATATTATGAAGGTGGCGCTGATCAGTAATCTGCCACTGGATGAAATGGAAAAGTTGGCGCGCAAACACTTCTCCCCAATCAAAGACAAGCAGATAGACAAACCTGGCATTACCGCTGAAATAAACTTTGCGGATGTGGGCGGCAAGAAGGTGTATTACAAGCCCAATAAAGACGTGAAACAGCTAAAGCTGGATTTCACCATACGCAACAATATCCATGAGTTCATGTATCAACCCAATCGCTTTGTGACTTATCTGCTGGGTTCTGAAATGCCGGGCACGCCTGAACAGCTGCTGAAAGAGAAGGGCTGGATAAGTTCGCTTTATGCCAGCTCCAGCCCTAAGAACTACGGCAACTATGGCGAACTGAGTATCACCATGGATCTGACCGATGAGGGCATGAAACACAGAGATGAAGCTCTGGCGTTGGTGATGCAGTACATAGAACTGGTGAAGCAACAGGGTGTGGATAAAAAGTATTTCAACGAGATCAAAACCTCGCTGGATAACGATTTCCGCTTCCTACGCAAGGTGGAAGAGTTCGACTATGCCTTCGCCCTGGCTAACACCATGCAGGACTATCCAATTAATTATGCGATTAATGCCAATTACTATTACGGTCAGTTCAATGCAGACGCCATTAATCGGCTGCTTGAGCAGCTAACCCCGCAAACGCTCAGAGTTTGGTATATCAGTAAAGATGAAGAGGTTGCTGATAGCCAACACTTCTACACTGGCGAGTACCGAATTGAGGATATCCCACAAAGCCAGTTTGACAGCTGGCAAGGAACAAATACCGCGTTGGCTCTGCCCCGGGTTAACCGCATGATGCCGGAGCGCTTTACTTTGAAAACCCAGGGGATGCAGCAGGCAAAACCTGAGCTTAAAGTGGATAAAGACGGCGTGAACGTGTGGCATTACCCCAGTCAGCAATTTTCTCAGCAGCCCAAAGGGGGGTTGGTTGTTCATCTGAATGTCGGCGACGCCATTGAACAGATAGAAAACCAGGTGGCGCTGGAGTTGTGGGAGGATCTGTATGAACTGCAGCAAAGTCAGCTGACCGCTGAGGCAAGAGCGGCAGGTATTTATGCCTCGCCCATTGTCGGTCAGGGCATGTATTTGCAGATTTTTGGCTTTACCGACAAGCAGCCGCTGCTGCTCCAGGAGATGCTGAGGCTGCAACCCACAGTGGATGAAACCAGTTTCGAGCAAGCTAAAGACAGATATGTGCGGGCATTGGCCAACAAGCAAAAGCAGCTTGCCATCTATCAGCTATTCCCGGTGCTTCAGAAATTGACCCAACAGCATCAGTTTGAAGATAAGGCGCTGAGTGCTGCGGCTGACAAAATGTCACTGGCAGATTTTAACACTAGAGTTAGCGGGCTAATTAAGCACAACCAACCCCGTATTCTGGCCTTTGGTAACTATGACAATGCCGAGCTTGAACTGGTGGCCAAAGAGGTTACCAATGCTCTGGGAGCTGAGCACCAGCAGATTGATTTCGTTAAAGGGGTGGGGGTGGTGCCACAGCCGGGACAGGTGCTCAGCTATCAGCAGGATACCGCAGTGGCAGATATCGCACTGGCCGATTTGACGGTACATGCCCAACCGGGTGTGGAGCAAAAGGCGATGGCCAAGGTGCTGGCAGCGCATTTCCGTCATGAGGTGTTTAATCAGCTCAGGACAGAAGAGCAGCTGGCCTATTCAGTAGGCGCGCGGGACTACCCCATCGATGAGTACGCAGCTGTGGGTATCTACATTCAGTCTCCGGTAATGGACTTGTCACAGGCTCAGGACAGGTTTGACCGCTTCAAAAAAGAGTATCAGGCCAAGTTGGATACATTGTCTGAGCAGGAGTTTGCTGACATCAAGAATGGTGTGCTGGTGGGACTGAAAGAGGCACCCAAGAATATGCTTGAGGAAGTGGAACCACTAAGGGGGGATTGGTTCGCTGAAAAGTGGCAATACGATTCAAAAGACAAGCTGATTGCAGCGATTGAGCTGGTGAGCCTGGATGATATCAAAGCCTTTTATGCACAGACCATGCTTAACCCCAAAGCTGCCCGTATTAATGTGCAGCTGCGGGGCACTAAGTATCAGGATAAGCCTTTTGCCAAACTGCCTAATCAGCTGAAGGTAACGGATGTTGCTGAGTTAAAGGGTAAGCTGAAGTATCAACTGTAA
- a CDS encoding NurA domain-containing protein → MAYSSGKGYKPFESASKSAHSQLINDPKMKSLLENCRLPIKKNDIELQSIEHHLIRGGSTGIDQIVVIDGGYTDVEVDKGYPSSNVCFFQFGAMMLKMSDLKELDSSKFIDPEDIAKLNKIDRLKLVLPSNHVCRKDCRTLTETISKTLFEFFLSSDLGDSSNLCQTLKWLLFSEYLPNEERKDGSTFNDQERDDKWILASCPHCSTKDIELYRSNFEGKFLTPCTACGEEIRITDVFRLHEAVDDILGAGGVMGYVTSATEQLMLAHIFKLLKAVKPDLLKNTLFLKDGPLSFPGQTANIHKPMRRMVSYLEMKYGLKLAGVEKSGQCVEHASLIEGYVKKGTALILSTPYLYKYVYPGDPNSKTPFGSTSYYGGKIIFKSDSENMYVVTLPMQQKKLTPSVSDYRYLDKVLNTIARLKCDMYDSALIPVAMANKLVSLADLPSSKILQRFAKEAINGNSG, encoded by the coding sequence ATGGCCTACTCCAGTGGAAAAGGATACAAGCCATTTGAATCTGCCAGCAAATCTGCCCATAGTCAGCTTATAAATGATCCAAAAATGAAGTCTCTGTTAGAAAACTGTAGACTTCCGATAAAGAAGAATGACATTGAGCTGCAGAGTATAGAGCACCATTTAATCAGAGGTGGTAGCACGGGCATTGACCAAATTGTTGTAATTGACGGCGGTTACACTGATGTTGAAGTAGATAAGGGATACCCATCTTCAAATGTCTGTTTCTTTCAATTTGGTGCGATGATGTTGAAGATGTCTGATTTAAAGGAATTAGACAGTAGTAAGTTTATTGATCCTGAAGATATTGCAAAATTAAATAAAATCGATAGATTGAAACTAGTGTTACCATCTAATCATGTATGTAGAAAAGATTGCAGAACACTTACAGAGACAATATCAAAAACTTTGTTTGAGTTTTTTCTTTCTTCTGATTTAGGTGATAGTTCAAATCTATGTCAAACTTTAAAGTGGTTACTTTTTTCTGAATATCTTCCAAATGAAGAAAGAAAAGACGGAAGCACGTTCAACGACCAAGAGCGGGATGATAAATGGATATTGGCATCTTGCCCTCACTGCTCAACAAAGGATATAGAATTATATAGAAGCAACTTTGAGGGTAAATTTTTAACTCCCTGTACTGCATGTGGTGAGGAAATAAGAATTACAGATGTATTCCGATTACATGAAGCGGTAGATGACATCCTAGGTGCTGGGGGCGTTATGGGTTATGTAACATCGGCAACAGAGCAGTTAATGCTAGCCCACATTTTTAAGTTATTAAAAGCTGTAAAACCAGATTTACTTAAGAACACTTTATTTTTGAAAGATGGTCCACTCAGCTTCCCAGGGCAAACAGCCAATATTCATAAGCCAATGAGAAGAATGGTTTCTTACTTGGAGATGAAATATGGTCTCAAGCTGGCTGGAGTAGAGAAAAGTGGCCAATGTGTTGAGCACGCATCGTTAATTGAAGGATATGTAAAAAAAGGAACAGCTCTTATATTATCTACACCATATCTTTATAAATATGTATATCCAGGTGACCCAAATTCTAAAACTCCATTTGGTAGTACAAGCTATTACGGTGGAAAAATAATATTCAAATCTGATTCTGAAAATATGTATGTAGTCACACTACCTATGCAACAAAAGAAGTTAACACCTTCAGTTAGTGATTATCGATATTTAGACAAAGTTTTGAATACAATAGCTAGATTGAAGTGCGACATGTATGATAGCGCATTAATTCCAGTAGCTATGGCTAATAAGCTTGTATCCCTTGCTGATTTGCCAAGCTCAAAAATACTTCAGCGTTTTGCCAAAGAAGCTATAAACGGAAACTCAGGTTAG
- a CDS encoding ATP-binding protein, translated as MGIFNEVINLAKTDMFQREQDGTYATGIEVGRPFYIDYDKVNVLVADARKYKANGIPQGCFLLAYYEHDIDVKEAVLLRVIGPAKLPTDNDVIASMIDYYKEGVDLKSEPDKIDSFTRYEMGFSGIECRVLGTFYNEGDDTLFGADLENFFSAHNYTVVKPNVRVLTLLANFRDDNIVGRPTDIEIGKVRYSSSRRFSSAEKDVPVYVTPTDFLGKRTALFGMTRTGKSNTVKTIISACCDMSDKATLDVESYRPSNPLELLEPFTEDGTPKFKSGQLIFDINGEYANPNAQDKGTAIFEIYENRTDRFSTIEKDGFKVMKVNFFKDLSDGFELICSHFSQNGESSHYIGSFTSISLDTPEGYGKNDDEGRSITTRYDRLKAAYICCLYKSGFKVPDNFTTIKFSGNKDLNKIAFPDDEKDPSKGISLSAACTWFENVWTSMLEGNEFFTKYKNKNGKDWADESLKAVLVMLTGKRQLNNSVSGFKMLSPLKGLHTSKSDISFDIDILKSLRRGKIVIVDLSQGDPEIQATYSERICRAIFNDAMENFISMNANNFIQFYFEEAHNLFPKKDDKDLKQIYNRIAKEGAKLNLGMVYATQEVSSISSNILKNTQNWFIAHLNNDDETREIKKYYDFADFTSALTKFSSGNDKGFVRMKTYSSAFVIPVQIHKFPKVHDEKGC; from the coding sequence ATGGGGATCTTCAACGAAGTAATTAATCTTGCAAAAACAGATATGTTTCAGCGAGAACAAGATGGAACGTACGCAACAGGGATAGAGGTTGGCAGACCATTTTACATTGACTATGACAAGGTAAATGTATTGGTTGCTGATGCTAGAAAATACAAGGCGAATGGGATCCCTCAAGGTTGTTTTCTTTTGGCTTATTATGAGCATGATATAGATGTAAAAGAAGCAGTGCTGTTAAGAGTTATTGGTCCGGCAAAATTACCGACGGACAATGACGTTATCGCGTCAATGATTGACTACTACAAAGAGGGAGTGGACCTAAAGTCTGAACCAGATAAGATTGATAGTTTCACCAGATATGAAATGGGCTTTTCAGGAATAGAATGCCGTGTACTGGGAACTTTCTACAATGAGGGAGATGACACTTTATTTGGTGCTGATTTAGAAAATTTTTTTAGTGCTCATAATTACACTGTAGTGAAGCCCAATGTTCGTGTATTAACATTGCTAGCAAACTTCAGGGACGATAATATCGTAGGGAGACCAACTGATATTGAAATCGGAAAAGTAAGATACAGTTCATCAAGAAGATTCTCTTCTGCTGAAAAAGATGTACCTGTTTATGTAACTCCTACTGACTTTCTAGGTAAAAGAACTGCGTTATTTGGGATGACTCGAACAGGTAAGTCTAATACGGTAAAAACCATTATATCAGCATGTTGTGATATGAGCGACAAAGCAACTCTGGACGTTGAATCTTATAGACCAAGCAATCCTTTAGAGCTACTAGAGCCATTTACTGAAGATGGCACTCCAAAGTTCAAATCCGGTCAACTAATCTTTGACATCAATGGTGAGTATGCCAATCCGAATGCCCAGGACAAGGGTACTGCAATATTTGAAATTTACGAAAATAGGACTGACAGATTTAGTACAATAGAGAAAGATGGTTTTAAAGTCATGAAGGTTAATTTCTTTAAAGACCTCAGTGACGGATTTGAACTTATATGCTCTCATTTTAGCCAAAATGGTGAAAGCTCACATTATATTGGGAGCTTCACCTCGATAAGTCTCGATACTCCGGAAGGATATGGCAAGAACGATGACGAAGGTAGATCTATAACAACGCGGTACGATCGACTAAAAGCTGCCTATATTTGCTGTCTATACAAATCAGGATTCAAGGTACCCGATAACTTTACAACAATTAAGTTCTCTGGCAACAAAGATCTCAATAAAATTGCCTTTCCAGACGACGAAAAAGATCCAAGTAAAGGGATTAGTTTGAGCGCCGCATGTACTTGGTTTGAAAATGTTTGGACAAGCATGCTAGAAGGGAACGAATTTTTTACAAAATATAAAAATAAAAATGGAAAAGATTGGGCAGATGAGAGCCTGAAAGCTGTACTAGTTATGCTTACAGGAAAGAGACAGTTAAACAACTCCGTCAGCGGCTTCAAAATGCTTTCACCACTTAAAGGTCTGCACACATCGAAAAGTGACATTAGTTTCGACATCGACATATTAAAGTCATTACGTAGAGGAAAAATTGTTATTGTCGACCTTTCTCAAGGTGATCCTGAGATACAAGCAACATACTCAGAGCGAATATGCCGAGCTATATTCAATGACGCCATGGAAAACTTCATTAGTATGAATGCAAATAATTTCATACAATTTTACTTCGAAGAAGCTCACAACCTATTCCCCAAAAAAGACGACAAAGATCTAAAACAAATATACAACAGAATCGCAAAAGAAGGAGCCAAGCTTAATTTGGGTATGGTTTATGCCACGCAAGAAGTTAGCTCAATAAGTTCCAACATTCTTAAAAACACACAAAACTGGTTTATTGCACATTTGAACAATGATGATGAAACAAGGGAAATTAAAAAATACTATGACTTTGCCGATTTCACTTCAGCATTAACAAAATTCAGCTCTGGAAATGATAAAGGTTTCGTTCGAATGAAGACCTACTCTAGTGCTTTTGTTATTCCTGTTCAAATCCACAAATTCCCTAAAGTACACGACGAAAAAGGATGCTAA
- a CDS encoding DNA-methyltransferase codes for MAIRQKTKLGQYHIGDSIKLLSGNLGKKIEGSVNLILTSPPYLLNRKKKYGNLTEKEYLEWFISMAPIFSRLLTDDGSVVIELGNSWEPKRPVQSLLPLESLMGFVKNEEAGFRLCQQFICYNPSRLPSPAPWVTQKRIRATDSYTNVWWMSKSDFPKADNSKVLRPYSKKQKQLQAKGSYNAGKRPSEHDISETGFLKDNGGSIAHNFFELEVMDSSRDVRLPNSFAFSNTSSNDYYHRKCRDLGIIPHPARMPEGLAAFFIQMLTDENDLVLDPFGGSNTTGYTAQTLGRRWISIEAQEEYLKHSKIRFSQRR; via the coding sequence ATGGCAATTAGACAAAAAACTAAACTAGGACAATACCACATCGGAGACTCAATTAAGCTCCTCAGTGGAAACCTCGGGAAGAAAATAGAAGGCTCGGTAAACCTAATTTTAACCTCACCACCTTATCTATTAAATAGAAAAAAGAAATATGGAAATTTAACTGAAAAAGAATACTTAGAGTGGTTTATAAGTATGGCTCCTATATTTTCACGCCTGTTGACTGATGATGGTTCTGTTGTAATTGAGTTGGGAAATTCATGGGAGCCAAAGCGACCTGTGCAATCCCTACTTCCATTAGAATCTTTAATGGGTTTTGTCAAAAATGAAGAAGCTGGATTTCGTCTATGTCAGCAATTTATCTGCTATAACCCATCAAGATTACCTTCGCCAGCTCCTTGGGTCACTCAAAAAAGAATAAGAGCGACTGACAGCTATACTAATGTGTGGTGGATGTCTAAATCGGATTTTCCTAAAGCTGATAACAGTAAGGTCCTTAGACCTTATAGCAAAAAGCAAAAACAGCTCCAAGCAAAAGGTTCTTACAATGCGGGAAAACGTCCATCTGAGCATGATATAAGTGAAACAGGATTTTTAAAAGATAATGGTGGAAGTATAGCTCATAACTTCTTTGAATTAGAAGTAATGGATTCAAGTAGAGATGTGCGATTACCGAACTCATTTGCATTTTCGAACACCAGTTCTAATGATTACTATCATAGAAAGTGCAGAGATCTAGGAATCATCCCCCATCCAGCGAGAATGCCTGAGGGGTTAGCAGCATTTTTTATTCAAATGCTTACAGACGAAAATGATCTTGTCTTAGATCCTTTTGGAGGAAGCAATACAACAGGATATACAGCCCAAACTCTAGGAAGGCGATGGATTTCAATAGAAGCACAAGAAGAGTACTTGAAACATTCAAAAATAAGATTTAGTCAAAGGAGATAA
- a CDS encoding Tim44 domain-containing protein — MKKLFIMLAMFFAVSLATSPVVEAKKFGSNKSAGKTQQTAQSQPAATNTTATNTPAAPATAAPAAKKGMMGGMLGGLLAGGLLAALFMGEGFENIQIMDIVIIALLAFVLFKVIRMLMASKAQAQPRPAYSGVGQASAAPGQDLYRQQSEPAAFGGHSGNSGFAQPQSTVPFHLPPGFDLAAFLEGARGHYKTLQQAWNEGDLNKIQEYVSIELFNELSQQRRELDGQQHTEVMFLDAELVRATYNNALAEVSVKFSGRYRDAVEGVEEDIKEVWHLERNLLHANAPWLIVGIQQ; from the coding sequence ATGAAAAAGTTATTCATTATGCTGGCGATGTTTTTTGCCGTCAGCCTGGCAACCAGCCCTGTGGTGGAAGCAAAGAAATTCGGCAGCAATAAATCTGCCGGTAAGACTCAGCAAACGGCACAGTCGCAGCCTGCGGCCACCAATACCACTGCTACCAATACCCCTGCTGCACCTGCCACGGCAGCACCTGCGGCTAAAAAAGGCATGATGGGCGGTATGCTCGGCGGCCTGCTGGCGGGTGGCTTACTGGCGGCACTCTTTATGGGCGAAGGTTTTGAAAACATCCAGATTATGGACATAGTGATCATCGCCTTGCTTGCCTTCGTGCTGTTTAAAGTCATCCGCATGCTGATGGCCTCCAAAGCACAGGCGCAGCCAAGACCAGCCTATTCAGGTGTAGGGCAAGCCAGCGCCGCACCTGGCCAGGACCTTTATCGCCAGCAGTCTGAGCCTGCCGCCTTTGGTGGCCATAGCGGCAACAGCGGTTTTGCCCAGCCCCAGAGCACAGTGCCATTTCACTTGCCGCCGGGTTTCGATTTAGCCGCCTTTTTGGAAGGCGCCCGCGGCCACTACAAAACCCTGCAACAGGCCTGGAATGAGGGCGATCTGAACAAAATTCAGGAATACGTGTCGATTGAGCTCTTTAACGAACTCAGCCAGCAACGCCGTGAACTCGATGGCCAGCAGCACACCGAAGTGATGTTCCTCGACGCCGAACTGGTGCGCGCCACCTACAACAACGCGCTTGCCGAAGTGAGCGTAAAATTCAGCGGCCGCTACCGCGATGCCGTTGAAGGGGTAGAAGAAGACATCAAGGAAGTCTGGCATTTGGAGCGAAACCTGCTGCATGCCAACGCCCCCTGGCTGATTGTGGGCATCCAGCAATAA
- a CDS encoding NYN domain-containing protein, translated as MKKIALFVDVQNIYYTCREAYQRQFNYRKLWQQLCAEGEIVSAFAYAIHRGDDGQLKFQDAMRHIGFELKLKPFIQRSDGSAKGDWDVGITIDVLETAPEVDCVILLSGDGDFALLLSKIRQKYGVEAEVYGVPTLTAKSLMDAASRFHPIDESLLL; from the coding sequence GTGAAAAAAATCGCCCTGTTTGTCGATGTACAAAACATCTATTACACCTGCCGTGAGGCGTATCAGCGCCAGTTTAACTATCGCAAACTCTGGCAGCAGCTCTGTGCTGAGGGGGAAATTGTCAGCGCCTTTGCCTACGCCATTCATCGCGGCGACGATGGCCAGTTAAAGTTTCAGGATGCCATGAGGCATATTGGGTTTGAGCTTAAGCTTAAACCCTTTATTCAGCGCAGCGACGGCTCGGCCAAGGGCGATTGGGATGTGGGCATTACCATAGATGTGCTGGAGACAGCGCCCGAGGTGGATTGCGTGATACTGCTGTCGGGCGATGGTGATTTTGCCCTATTGCTTTCAAAGATAAGGCAAAAATATGGCGTTGAAGCCGAGGTGTATGGCGTGCCTACGCTCACCGCAAAATCCCTGATGGATGCGGCAAGCCGCTTTCATCCCATCGATGAGTCCTTACTGCTCTAA
- a CDS encoding group I truncated hemoglobin, whose amino-acid sequence MGVVQIVDGLLERIARDPRIVHHFDETDIAIFRERLIEHLCAVTDGGCVYQGENMADSHRGLNITQADFDALVGHLIESMKDADVPTSTRNALLKRLAPMYGDVTYQ is encoded by the coding sequence GTGGGCGTCGTCCAGATTGTCGATGGATTACTTGAGCGGATCGCACGGGATCCCCGCATAGTGCACCACTTCGACGAAACGGATATTGCGATATTCCGCGAGCGCCTTATCGAGCATCTGTGTGCTGTTACCGATGGTGGCTGTGTCTATCAGGGCGAAAATATGGCCGACAGCCATCGGGGTTTGAATATCACTCAGGCCGACTTTGATGCCCTGGTGGGGCACCTGATTGAATCCATGAAGGATGCAGACGTTCCGACATCGACCCGCAACGCCCTGTTAAAACGCCTTGCCCCCATGTATGGCGACGTGACCTATCAGTAG